TCTCCTCGGGCGGCGGGAGGTTTGGGGCGTCGTCTGAGCCGGACGCGCGCATGTTCGTGAGTTTCTTCGCCTTGCAGACGTTGACGACGATGTCGTCTTCGGTCTTGCTGCGCCCCACGACCATGCCTTCGTAGACTTGCGTCTGCGGCGGAACAAAAAATGTGCCGCGCGCGAGAAGGTTGTCAAGCGCATATGCCGTGACCGTCCCCGTCTCGGCGCTGATGAGCGCGCCGACGTTGCGGCGCGGCATCTCTCCCCCCAAGGGCTGGTGATCGAAATACGTGTGATTGACGGTCGCCGTGCCGCGCGTGAGCGTCATCAGCTCGCCGCGCAAACCGAAGAGCAGCCGGGTCGGCATGGTGTACTCGAGACGGCGCTGCGATCCCATGGTCAGCATGTTGAGCATTTGCGCGCGGCGCCGGCCTAATGCCTCGATCACGGCGCCGGCATGCTCCTCGGCGACGTCAACCACGACATATTCCACCGGCTCCATCTTGACGCCGTCGCGTTCGACGACGACCACTTGCGGTTTGGAGACGCCGAGTTCGTACCCTTCGCGGCGCATGGTCTCGATCAGCACCGAGAGATGCAGCTCCCCGCGCCCGGAGATGCTGAACGTGTCGGGAGAGAGGATCGGCGCTAGCCGCAGCGCGACGTTGCTCTCGAGCTCGCGTTCGAGCCGCTCCTTGATATGGCGGCTTGTCAGATATTTGCCGTCGAGCCCGGCGAACGGACTCGTGTTGACCAAGATGTCGACCGCCACCGTGGGCTCGTCGACCAACACCGCATCGACCGCCTCAGGGTGCAAACCATCGGCAAGGGTATCGGCGATGTTCACGCCTTCCACGCCGGAGATGGCCACGATGTCGCCCGCGCGCGCTTCTTGAAGCTCGCGCCGCTGCAATCCGTAGAATTCAAGGATCTTCGTGACGCGGTGCGTCGTCGAACCGTCGCGATGCATGCGCGCGATCGAATCACCCGGATGCACGACACCGCGGAAGATCCGGCCGATCGCGATGCGCCCGACGTACTCGTTGTGGTCGATATTGGAGACGAGCATCTGGAACGGACCCTCGTCGTCGCCCGGCGGTTCAGGCACGTATTTGAGGATCGCATCCATCAGCGGAGCGAGATCCTTGCCGGGAACGGCGAGATCGGATGTCGCCAAGCCTTCGCGGGCCACGGCGAAGATCACCGGGAAATCCAGTTGGTGGTCGGCGCAGCCGATGTCGATGAACAGCGCCAGCACTTCGTCGAGCACCTCAAGCGGCCGTGCATCTTTGCGGTCGATTTTGTTGATGACGCAGACGACCGGAAGATCTTGCTCGAGCGCCTTCTTGAGAACGAAGCGCGTCTGCGGGAGCGGCCCTTCGGCCGCGTCGACGAGCAGCAGCACGCCGTTGACCATCTGCAGCACGCGCTCGACTTCGCCGCCGAAATCCGAGTGGCCGGGCGTGTCGACGATGTTGATCTTCGTCGCGCCCCACAGTATGCCGGTGTTCTTGGCGAGGATCGTGATGCCGCGTTCCCGCTCGATCGGATTGACGTCCATGATGCGTTCGCCCTGCGCGCTCGGATCGCGAAAGACGCCGGCTTGGCGAAGCATGCCGTCCACAAGCGTCGTCTTGCCGTGGTCGACGTGTGCGACGATAGCGATGTTGCGGATATCCGGTCGGGTGCGCATCTTATGAAGCATCTTCGCGAAACGGTCAACGCCGACCCGTCGAGACGCCGACAATAGTCGCGCGGTATCGTCTGTGCGGGCCTGCATGAAGTCGGCCCCTTCAGATGAAGTCGCCCCCTTCAGATGGAAGCGAAGAACATGGCGAACACTGACGGCGATAATGCCGCGCGGCAGGAACTGCGTCCCTATACCGGTGATGTCGCGCCCGACGCAGACCAAGCATACGATCCAAATCTCGATCCCACGGTCCGATCGATCGGCGTCATGGGCGCGGCAGGCGGTGAGCTGCTGCCGGCCGTGCGCGACCGCTGCTACGCGATCGGCGCCGCGATCGCGCGCAAGGGCTGCGTGCTGATCACGGGCGCGTGCCCAGGTTTGCCGTACGACGCGGCGCGCGGCGCCCGTGACGCGGGCGGACTGTCGATC
The DNA window shown above is from Candidatus Eremiobacteraceae bacterium and carries:
- the typA gene encoding translational GTPase TypA; this translates as MRTRPDIRNIAIVAHVDHGKTTLVDGMLRQAGVFRDPSAQGERIMDVNPIERERGITILAKNTGILWGATKINIVDTPGHSDFGGEVERVLQMVNGVLLLVDAAEGPLPQTRFVLKKALEQDLPVVCVINKIDRKDARPLEVLDEVLALFIDIGCADHQLDFPVIFAVAREGLATSDLAVPGKDLAPLMDAILKYVPEPPGDDEGPFQMLVSNIDHNEYVGRIAIGRIFRGVVHPGDSIARMHRDGSTTHRVTKILEFYGLQRRELQEARAGDIVAISGVEGVNIADTLADGLHPEAVDAVLVDEPTVAVDILVNTSPFAGLDGKYLTSRHIKERLERELESNVALRLAPILSPDTFSISGRGELHLSVLIETMRREGYELGVSKPQVVVVERDGVKMEPVEYVVVDVAEEHAGAVIEALGRRRAQMLNMLTMGSQRRLEYTMPTRLLFGLRGELMTLTRGTATVNHTYFDHQPLGGEMPRRNVGALISAETGTVTAYALDNLLARGTFFVPPQTQVYEGMVVGRSKTEDDIVVNVCKAKKLTNMRASGSDDAPNLPPPEEMSLERALEFIEDDELLEVTPKNIRLRKRYLNEEARKKARMAERQRLAAAKA